A window of the Bacteroides thetaiotaomicron VPI-5482 genome harbors these coding sequences:
- a CDS encoding FHA domain-containing protein produces MRVIKVGRNPVNDVVVSDPGVSSQHAVITVSSSGIVCIKDLNSKNGTFVNSMRIQNQVQLSNGDKVKLGNTSIDWNRIIQQPEKTVVSAGKGQVIIPPDVKDRRSIGRSSEAQVRLNFDDVSSEHAILCQRSNGDVLIIDNNSTNGTYVNGNRISSHVLVKGDVVLISKKYPLQWENIFALTPPKGGYLWQWGSAFLILLAVSVGIWYYWTHRSLPPEEIYEKYQKSVVLIYQKTAYVASVGDKLLGEYMGDDSWNYFYLDDKDDVCQGVGGSSGTGFFISTDGKIMTNKHVVSLLDGEKEKAEKVKETIQMAIVKRYPNNAGALALARAVTVKYNIFYTGVALNDTHVSSVNDFIPCSICKVSNDDKIDIAIIQVNTKKTPDGVVNIVDLNDIVTDKELQLGKKVYTIGFPQSFILGDTEIGLEANNQSGEITQQRGEYQYGHNITIHQGASGSPVFNERGKFAGVIVSGYLGLSQGYNQAVQPKRAVELIK; encoded by the coding sequence ATGCGAGTTATCAAGGTTGGGCGGAATCCCGTTAATGATGTTGTGGTAAGTGACCCGGGCGTATCATCACAGCACGCTGTCATCACCGTGTCGAGTTCTGGTATAGTATGTATTAAAGATCTTAATTCTAAAAATGGAACTTTTGTTAACAGCATGCGTATACAAAATCAGGTGCAATTGTCAAATGGTGACAAAGTGAAGTTGGGTAATACAAGCATTGATTGGAATAGAATAATACAGCAACCTGAGAAGACAGTGGTATCTGCTGGTAAGGGACAGGTGATTATTCCGCCTGATGTAAAAGATCGACGGAGTATCGGACGTTCTTCGGAGGCTCAAGTTCGGTTGAATTTTGATGATGTGTCGAGTGAACATGCTATATTATGCCAACGATCTAATGGGGACGTGTTAATCATTGACAACAATTCGACGAACGGTACTTATGTGAATGGAAACAGAATTTCGTCTCATGTCTTGGTGAAAGGAGATGTAGTGCTAATTTCTAAAAAGTATCCGTTGCAGTGGGAGAATATATTTGCTTTGACTCCTCCCAAAGGAGGGTACTTGTGGCAGTGGGGCAGTGCCTTTTTGATTTTGTTGGCAGTGAGTGTAGGTATCTGGTATTATTGGACACACCGGTCGTTGCCTCCGGAAGAAATCTACGAAAAATACCAGAAATCGGTTGTGTTGATTTATCAAAAAACTGCTTATGTAGCGAGTGTTGGTGATAAGTTGTTGGGCGAATATATGGGAGATGATTCGTGGAATTATTTCTATTTGGACGATAAAGATGATGTGTGTCAAGGAGTAGGCGGATCGTCAGGGACAGGATTTTTCATTTCTACAGATGGTAAGATAATGACCAATAAACATGTTGTGTCGTTGCTGGACGGAGAAAAAGAAAAAGCGGAAAAAGTAAAGGAAACTATTCAAATGGCTATTGTGAAAAGGTATCCCAATAATGCAGGAGCATTAGCGTTGGCGCGTGCTGTTACAGTAAAATATAATATCTTTTATACAGGAGTTGCTTTGAATGATACTCATGTGAGTTCGGTAAACGACTTTATCCCATGCTCAATTTGTAAAGTGAGTAATGATGATAAGATAGACATTGCAATTATACAGGTAAATACAAAGAAGACTCCAGATGGAGTAGTTAATATAGTTGATCTGAATGATATCGTTACGGATAAGGAGTTACAGTTAGGCAAGAAAGTATATACTATAGGTTTCCCTCAATCTTTTATTTTGGGAGATACAGAGATCGGTTTGGAAGCGAATAATCAGAGCGGAGAGATTACTCAGCAAAGAGGCGAATATCAGTATGGGCATAATATTACGATACATCAGGGGGCAAGCGGTTCGCCAGTATTTAACGAAAGAGGAAAGTTTGCGGGCGTTATCGTTTCGGGATATTTAGGATTGTCGCAAGGCTACAATCAGGCTGTACAACCCAAACGAGCGGTGGAATTAATTAAATAA
- a CDS encoding BT4734/BF3469 family protein, with product MKLTLMRDNGGTPTMRTLDINLQIEAMKHETKAQPISNLRTSIRYASPDAKLDDAKKLTKVIPAAAFRKTANGIQMTAYNGIIQIEVNHLANLMEVNRVKQEAEELSQTYLAFMGSSGHSVKIWVRFTRPDKSLPKNREEAEIFQAHAYRKAVSLYQPILSYSIELKNPALEQFCRQTYDPELYYNPDSTIMYMRQPMEMPSETTYQEAVQAETSPFKRLIPGYDSLETLSALFEVALNKACQSLSELQPGIYPRSDEDLKPLLVQLAENCFQAGIPEEETARCAIAHLYRQKKEFLIRQTVQSVYTIAKGFGKKSPLSAEQELELRTEEFMQRRYEFRYNTMTTVTEYRERNTFCFYFRPLSSRVRNSIAMNARLEGLSLWDRDVVRYLDSDRIPIFNPIEDFLFGLDVRWDGHDRIRELAARVPCNNRHWADLFYRWFLNMVAHWRQTDRKYANCTVPLLVGPQAYRKSTFCRSLLPPELQAYYTDRIDFSNKRDAEISLNRFALINMDEFDQNRVNQQAFLKHIFQKPIVNVRRPHGTATQEMRRYASFIGTSNHKDLLTDTSGSRRYIVVDVTGPIDCSPIDYEQLYAQAMHDLYKGERYWFDPEDEKVMNESNQEFQVMPIAEQLFHEYFRAATEGEECEQFLAIEILEQVQHDSKIRVSDCNIIQFGRILQKNRVPSVHTKRGNVYRVVRIKAKRE from the coding sequence ATGAAACTTACTTTGATGCGGGACAACGGAGGGACACCAACCATGCGAACGTTGGACATAAACCTACAAATAGAAGCGATGAAGCATGAAACGAAAGCCCAACCGATCAGCAATCTACGGACAAGCATACGTTACGCATCACCGGACGCCAAGCTGGACGACGCCAAGAAATTGACAAAAGTCATCCCGGCTGCAGCTTTTCGCAAAACGGCCAACGGCATACAGATGACCGCATACAACGGAATCATACAAATAGAAGTCAATCATCTGGCAAACTTGATGGAAGTGAACCGGGTGAAGCAGGAAGCGGAAGAGCTTTCGCAGACTTATCTTGCTTTCATGGGTTCCAGCGGACATTCCGTAAAAATATGGGTACGGTTCACACGACCGGACAAATCACTTCCCAAAAACCGGGAAGAAGCGGAAATCTTTCAAGCGCATGCCTATAGAAAAGCTGTCAGCTTATACCAGCCTATACTCTCCTATTCCATTGAATTGAAAAATCCGGCATTAGAGCAATTTTGCCGGCAAACATACGACCCGGAACTTTATTACAATCCCGACTCCACCATTATGTATATGCGCCAGCCAATGGAAATGCCCTCGGAAACGACCTACCAAGAAGCCGTACAGGCGGAAACATCGCCATTCAAGCGATTGATCCCGGGATATGACAGTCTTGAAACATTGTCTGCGCTCTTCGAAGTGGCTTTAAACAAGGCATGCCAATCTTTAAGCGAACTTCAGCCGGGGATATATCCCCGATCCGATGAAGACTTGAAGCCTTTATTGGTTCAGTTAGCCGAAAATTGCTTCCAGGCAGGCATACCGGAAGAAGAAACCGCCCGTTGTGCAATCGCTCATTTATATAGGCAGAAAAAAGAGTTTCTGATCCGCCAGACAGTACAGAGTGTATACACCATCGCCAAAGGCTTCGGCAAAAAATCTCCCCTGTCGGCAGAACAGGAACTGGAGCTGCGAACGGAAGAATTTATGCAACGCAGATACGAATTCCGTTACAATACAATGACGACAGTAACGGAATATCGGGAACGGAATACGTTTTGTTTCTACTTCCGCCCCCTGAGCAGCCGTGTTCGAAACAGTATCGCCATGAACGCAAGGCTGGAAGGACTCAGTCTTTGGGACAGGGATGTGGTCCGTTATCTGGACTCCGACCGGATTCCGATTTTCAATCCGATCGAAGATTTTCTCTTCGGACTGGATGTACGTTGGGACGGGCACGACCGGATTCGCGAACTAGCAGCCCGGGTTCCCTGCAACAACCGACATTGGGCGGACTTGTTCTATCGCTGGTTTCTGAATATGGTGGCACATTGGCGGCAGACAGACCGGAAATATGCGAATTGCACTGTACCATTGCTCGTAGGTCCGCAGGCTTACCGAAAGTCTACTTTTTGCCGGAGTTTACTTCCTCCCGAATTACAGGCATATTACACGGACCGCATTGATTTCAGTAACAAACGGGATGCCGAGATATCCCTCAATCGGTTCGCACTGATCAATATGGACGAATTTGACCAGAACAGAGTGAATCAACAGGCTTTTTTGAAACATATTTTTCAGAAACCGATTGTCAATGTCCGCCGTCCACACGGTACGGCTACGCAAGAGATGCGTCGTTACGCCTCCTTCATTGGGACGAGCAATCACAAAGACCTGCTGACGGACACTTCCGGTAGCCGCCGTTATATTGTTGTCGATGTGACCGGACCAATCGATTGTTCCCCAATTGATTACGAACAGCTCTATGCACAGGCGATGCATGATCTATACAAGGGGGAACGGTATTGGTTTGATCCGGAAGATGAGAAGGTGATGAATGAAAGTAACCAGGAGTTCCAGGTGATGCCAATTGCAGAACAATTATTCCATGAGTATTTCCGGGCAGCTACAGAAGGAGAAGAATGCGAACAATTCCTTGCCATCGAAATTCTGGAGCAGGTGCAACATGATAGCAAGATTCGCGTATCCGATTGCAATATTATTCAGTTCGGAAGAATATTACAAAAGAATCGGGTGCCTTCTGTGCATACCAAACGAGGTAATGTGTATCGGGTGGTACGAATTAAAGCAAAAAGAGAATAA
- a CDS encoding dynamin family protein produces the protein MGKYKFIEERVETMSSSELKIFLNILKSRSKELMSTLESVRGIKDLEAVCKSTQKLNNRVSEFDGGSFLILVVGPVKSGKSTLVNLIAHAHVSPTHFLECTVRPSIISKGQEESITRIFSVADKARKVEQFDSVIDSLRGFEKLENISEISIEKKELNDANLEECVSLALEESVINTDHTLVTSITTSGGELLKDNIFLVDMPGLDGGYVNLDNPIYETISQRADFVIFVQSSNSAISKVSNRFLKLLQENNPKVPVCLLHNVFEAAYWHSEEEKQAVIKAQVEFAENEMGRRNFQLKENIYSLNLGKVADAASYEGMEDLQEEAAKFQRFEKDLYGKVISNSTDIRLRSVIGRTLNQLEKLDNLVGESIGQQEAIDIEYQAAATSFDELLRQASELSYDGSDFRKMVQVYMDDDLKEFTEIVREYYDSGCNSAFAGGAKGKDATRSLVTKFMTDSSAAIKSKFLDSHEHSLARQYLRKLSNLKDDVAFIEKMNTFLKQKGCAPFDSVPQVTDFPVVDFDLQGAFDVKNINNPTVPHIGIPNPFGTYSTMEIQSFLRKAMECITGIDHTHTGKTIKGYLQLTVGKSIYKAANDLYDQYVPVRKQSIIDFLEQQKTMYLNALVSDKEEFDRKDALLRSINAQVQSFKDSIR, from the coding sequence ATGGGTAAATACAAATTTATAGAAGAAAGAGTGGAAACAATGTCTTCGTCGGAGCTTAAGATATTCTTGAATATACTGAAGAGCAGATCTAAGGAATTGATGTCAACTCTGGAGTCAGTAAGGGGAATAAAAGATTTGGAGGCTGTTTGTAAATCAACTCAGAAACTAAACAATCGTGTTTCTGAGTTTGACGGAGGATCTTTTCTTATATTAGTGGTTGGACCCGTGAAATCGGGAAAATCTACTTTAGTAAATCTCATAGCACATGCTCACGTCAGCCCCACTCATTTCTTGGAGTGTACGGTGCGTCCGTCCATTATTTCAAAAGGACAGGAGGAATCCATTACCCGTATTTTTTCTGTTGCTGATAAAGCTAGAAAGGTAGAACAGTTTGATTCGGTCATTGATAGCCTGCGCGGATTTGAAAAACTGGAAAACATTTCCGAGATAAGCATTGAAAAGAAAGAATTGAATGATGCTAATCTGGAGGAGTGTGTTTCGTTAGCTTTGGAAGAAAGCGTGATAAATACAGATCATACGCTGGTGACATCCATAACAACTTCCGGTGGGGAGCTTTTGAAAGATAATATATTTCTGGTGGATATGCCCGGGCTGGATGGCGGGTATGTGAATTTGGATAATCCTATTTATGAAACGATCTCTCAAAGGGCAGATTTCGTGATATTTGTGCAAAGTTCAAATTCTGCTATATCGAAGGTTTCCAATCGTTTTCTGAAGTTGCTGCAGGAGAATAATCCGAAAGTTCCGGTTTGTCTTCTACATAATGTGTTTGAAGCGGCTTACTGGCATTCGGAAGAGGAGAAGCAGGCTGTAATTAAGGCACAGGTAGAATTTGCCGAGAATGAAATGGGCAGACGTAACTTCCAGTTGAAGGAGAATATATATAGTTTGAACTTGGGAAAAGTGGCGGATGCTGCCAGCTATGAGGGAATGGAGGATCTTCAGGAAGAAGCTGCGAAATTTCAGAGATTTGAGAAGGATTTGTATGGCAAGGTGATCTCCAATAGTACTGATATACGTCTGAGAAGCGTAATCGGAAGAACGCTGAATCAGTTGGAAAAACTGGATAATTTAGTCGGAGAATCAATTGGCCAACAGGAAGCAATCGATATAGAATATCAGGCTGCGGCAACTTCGTTTGACGAGTTACTCCGTCAGGCGAGTGAACTTAGTTACGATGGGAGCGATTTTAGAAAAATGGTGCAAGTCTATATGGATGATGATTTGAAAGAGTTTACTGAAATCGTTAGGGAGTATTATGATTCCGGATGCAATTCCGCATTTGCCGGTGGAGCGAAGGGGAAAGATGCGACACGCAGCCTTGTTACAAAGTTTATGACTGATTCGTCAGCGGCGATAAAAAGTAAGTTCCTTGATTCCCATGAACATAGCCTGGCCCGGCAGTATTTGCGGAAACTCTCTAACTTGAAAGATGATGTGGCTTTTATAGAGAAGATGAATACTTTTCTGAAGCAGAAAGGTTGTGCACCTTTTGACTCAGTGCCGCAAGTGACGGATTTTCCGGTGGTCGATTTTGATTTGCAGGGAGCTTTTGATGTGAAGAATATTAATAATCCGACTGTTCCGCATATCGGAATACCCAATCCGTTCGGGACTTATTCGACAATGGAAATTCAGAGTTTTCTGAGAAAAGCGATGGAATGTATCACCGGAATCGATCATACGCATACCGGGAAAACGATCAAAGGATATCTTCAGCTGACTGTCGGGAAGAGTATATATAAGGCGGCTAATGACCTTTATGATCAGTATGTGCCTGTACGCAAACAAAGTATCATTGATTTTTTGGAACAACAAAAAACAATGTATCTGAATGCGCTGGTGTCTGATAAAGAAGAATTTGACAGGAAGGATGCGTTGCTTCGGTCAATAAATGCACAAGTTCAGAGTTTTAAGGATTCAATAAGATAA
- a CDS encoding sigma-70 family RNA polymerase sigma factor — MDIKELVDLCKKGNEQALSLLYKTYSKKMMRICLHYIPDKQIAQDLLHDGFIVIFTSIETLRTPEKLESWMGIIMKNISLRYLNQKSTNSAIPLSDIPEDEEPIDNPLSSDSIPYDKITEMVEKLPEGYSKIFKLAVLEGLSHKEIGKLLNIAPHSSSSQLFRAKVLLKKMISDYRLILILVILFFFPTIHDYLYWKRKETKDNHWSNNVIRKVKLDKKEENESITSSGHISHYKEDPPFNTTLANLPRLALDTSATGLSTTSEIKDSVEKQPVAKPSFTWEHAEKIITFSYSSQEFTSLPKKKIGKWKMMLAGSVGPQLAQNLYKLMTTPHSDGLESGLPQQVNTWEEYYDYLNTRNQEGTLGDSLTLMTIAKNNSGRIIEHQHHNSPITIGLALNKKLNNHWSIETGLQYIYLKSEFTTGKEYRIQKTQKLHYIGIPLRISYRFGNYKQFSFYSTAGLQMEIPIKGTLHTSHVTDSVPINLGYQSLDVPLQWSINASTGVQYHFTPHTSIYIEPTINYYIPDGSSLRTIRKEHPVTFSVPVGIRFSW; from the coding sequence ATGGATATAAAAGAACTTGTAGATTTATGTAAAAAAGGGAATGAGCAGGCATTAAGTCTACTTTATAAAACCTATTCGAAAAAGATGATGAGAATATGCCTTCATTATATACCTGATAAACAAATCGCACAAGATCTCCTACACGACGGATTCATTGTCATTTTCACTTCGATTGAGACATTACGTACCCCCGAAAAACTGGAAAGCTGGATGGGAATAATTATGAAGAATATTTCATTAAGGTATCTCAACCAAAAGAGTACAAACTCTGCAATTCCCTTATCTGATATCCCTGAAGACGAGGAGCCTATTGATAATCCGCTATCATCTGATTCTATTCCTTATGATAAAATAACAGAAATGGTAGAGAAATTGCCAGAAGGATACAGCAAAATCTTCAAGTTAGCTGTATTGGAAGGATTATCTCACAAGGAAATAGGTAAACTGTTGAATATAGCTCCCCACTCCTCCTCTTCTCAATTATTCAGGGCAAAAGTCTTACTTAAAAAGATGATTTCTGATTACAGGCTGATTCTTATACTAGTGATTTTATTTTTTTTCCCAACGATACACGACTATCTATACTGGAAAAGAAAAGAGACTAAAGATAATCATTGGTCTAACAATGTCATTCGGAAAGTGAAATTAGATAAGAAAGAAGAAAATGAGAGCATTACCTCTTCCGGACATATCTCTCACTACAAAGAAGACCCCCCTTTTAATACTACTTTAGCAAACCTCCCCCGGTTAGCATTAGACACAAGTGCAACAGGATTATCTACCACTTCTGAAATAAAAGACTCAGTAGAGAAACAGCCTGTTGCCAAACCATCTTTTACATGGGAGCATGCAGAGAAAATTATTACATTCTCATATTCAAGCCAAGAATTCACTTCACTCCCCAAAAAGAAAATAGGGAAATGGAAAATGATGTTGGCAGGGTCAGTCGGACCACAACTGGCACAAAACCTATACAAGTTGATGACAACACCACACTCTGACGGTTTGGAAAGCGGTCTCCCCCAGCAAGTCAATACTTGGGAAGAATATTATGACTATTTAAACACCCGCAATCAGGAAGGAACCTTAGGAGACTCGCTTACGCTAATGACAATTGCCAAGAACAACAGTGGAAGAATTATAGAACATCAACACCATAATAGCCCCATCACTATCGGACTAGCATTGAACAAAAAGTTGAATAACCACTGGAGTATAGAAACCGGATTACAATATATTTATTTAAAATCAGAGTTCACCACAGGAAAGGAATATCGGATTCAGAAAACCCAGAAGCTCCATTACATAGGTATTCCTCTCCGTATTTCCTACCGTTTTGGGAATTATAAACAATTCTCATTTTACTCAACAGCCGGTTTACAAATGGAAATCCCGATAAAAGGAACTCTGCATACTTCTCATGTCACAGATAGTGTCCCCATTAATTTGGGTTACCAGTCATTAGATGTACCTTTGCAATGGTCAATCAATGCGAGTACAGGTGTACAATACCACTTTACACCTCACACCAGCATCTATATAGAGCCAACCATTAATTACTATATTCCCGATGGAAGTTCATTGCGCACAATCCGAAAAGAACATCCGGTTACGTTCTCTGTTCCTGTAGGCATTCGTTTCTCTTGGTAA
- a CDS encoding class I SAM-dependent methyltransferase, with protein sequence MQKRHTNRERYFEEQAQTTRNYYIPYIKEYTGNLPNKVLEVGCGEGGNLLPFAELGCDVIGIDIAASRIEQAQNFFITKRQKGTFIASDIFLLKDLQKHFPLILIHDVIEHIDNKEQFLRNLKKYLSPNGMIFIAFPAWQMPFGGHQQIARSKIISHMPFIHLLPRMLYKRILELFSEQESTVKELLTIKYTRCTIEMFRRVVKQTDYQIVNEQLYFINPHYKIKFGLTPHKLNKTIACIPFIRNVFSTSCFYLIRPT encoded by the coding sequence ATGCAGAAACGACATACAAACCGTGAACGTTATTTTGAGGAACAAGCTCAGACTACGAGAAATTATTATATTCCTTATATTAAAGAATATACTGGAAATCTGCCAAACAAAGTATTGGAAGTAGGGTGTGGCGAAGGAGGGAATCTGCTTCCCTTTGCCGAGCTAGGTTGTGATGTCATTGGAATTGATATTGCCGCATCCCGAATTGAACAGGCACAAAACTTCTTCATCACTAAAAGGCAAAAAGGAACTTTCATCGCTTCTGATATCTTCTTATTAAAAGATCTACAGAAACATTTCCCGCTTATTCTCATACATGATGTAATAGAACATATCGACAACAAGGAGCAATTTCTGCGCAACTTAAAAAAATATCTATCGCCTAACGGAATGATCTTCATTGCTTTTCCTGCCTGGCAAATGCCATTCGGCGGACATCAGCAAATTGCAAGAAGTAAGATTATCTCTCATATGCCATTTATACATTTACTACCTCGTATGTTGTATAAACGGATATTGGAATTATTCAGCGAACAAGAAAGCACAGTCAAAGAGTTATTAACTATCAAATACACCCGATGTACAATAGAAATGTTTCGAAGAGTAGTAAAACAGACTGATTATCAAATCGTCAATGAACAGTTATACTTTATTAACCCACACTACAAAATTAAATTTGGACTAACCCCTCACAAATTAAACAAAACAATAGCATGTATACCTTTCATTAGAAATGTATTCAGTACAAGTTGTTTCTATTTAATAAGACCAACATAG
- a CDS encoding DUF418 domain-containing protein: MHLSNTLPHNNRIEIADVLRGFAVMGITLIHFIERFSLNSFPEETCNFLIFTDRVIWDSVFFTFSGKAYCIFALLFGFSFFIQDNSQKLKGKDFRGRFAWRLVLLLFIACINSALFPGEILVLYALLGYVLIAVCRLSTRTVTIIAVILLLQPIELGQIIYALINPDYVINADLDAPYWELVNTAQKEGSFLEMCKTAIWTGNVANMGWMLLHGRVTQTAGLFMVGMIIGRSNAFLYSEKNIKIWIKVFIIAVTAFFPIYGLINILPDFISREALLVPSVLLCKSLSNIVFTGIMFAGIILVYYLTTLKNVLHKFAPYGRMSLTNYLSQSLIGGFLFYNWGLGLYLHTGITACILIGVSVFFLQYFFCNWWLRSHRQGPLEWLWKKATWIKVGKG; this comes from the coding sequence ATGCATTTATCTAACACATTGCCCCATAATAATCGTATAGAAATAGCTGATGTGCTACGTGGGTTCGCTGTAATGGGAATTACACTTATCCATTTTATCGAACGGTTTAGCCTCAATAGCTTTCCGGAAGAGACCTGTAACTTTCTGATATTTACGGATAGGGTAATTTGGGATAGTGTATTTTTCACCTTTTCCGGTAAGGCATACTGCATCTTTGCATTGCTTTTTGGATTTAGTTTTTTTATTCAAGACAATTCACAAAAACTTAAAGGGAAAGATTTTCGTGGGCGGTTTGCCTGGCGATTAGTATTACTTCTTTTTATAGCTTGTATTAATTCGGCTTTATTTCCGGGTGAAATATTGGTACTCTACGCCTTGCTTGGTTATGTACTGATCGCAGTCTGCCGACTCTCTACCCGAACAGTCACGATCATAGCAGTCATTCTTCTACTTCAACCTATTGAATTGGGACAAATAATTTATGCACTTATCAACCCCGACTATGTTATTAATGCTGATCTTGATGCTCCATACTGGGAGTTAGTCAATACAGCTCAGAAAGAAGGTTCTTTCCTCGAAATGTGCAAAACTGCCATATGGACGGGTAATGTTGCCAACATGGGTTGGATGCTATTACACGGAAGAGTTACTCAAACCGCCGGTCTGTTTATGGTAGGTATGATAATTGGGCGTAGCAACGCGTTTCTCTATTCAGAAAAGAATATAAAAATCTGGATTAAAGTATTCATCATAGCCGTTACCGCCTTTTTCCCCATTTATGGTTTGATAAATATACTCCCCGACTTTATAAGTCGCGAAGCACTACTTGTACCTTCTGTCCTTCTATGCAAGTCACTGTCAAATATTGTATTTACAGGAATCATGTTTGCAGGTATCATACTGGTTTATTACCTGACAACCCTTAAGAATGTTCTTCATAAATTTGCACCTTATGGACGCATGAGCTTGACCAACTACCTGTCACAATCTTTAATCGGAGGGTTCTTGTTTTACAACTGGGGATTAGGACTTTATCTGCATACAGGCATTACAGCGTGTATCCTTATTGGTGTAAGCGTATTCTTTTTACAATACTTTTTTTGTAACTGGTGGCTTCGTTCACATCGCCAGGGTCCATTAGAATGGCTATGGAAGAAAGCAACCTGGATAAAGGTAGGCAAGGGATAA